A window of the Hordeum vulgare subsp. vulgare chromosome 5H, MorexV3_pseudomolecules_assembly, whole genome shotgun sequence genome harbors these coding sequences:
- the LOC123395371 gene encoding acetyl-CoA acetyltransferase, cytosolic 1-like has product MGSDPRDVCVVGIARTPMGSFLGGLSSLPATKLGSIAIEAALRRANVDPSLVQEVFFGNVLSANLGQAPARQAALGAGIPNTVVCTTVNKVCASGMKATMFAAQSIQLGINDIVVAGGMESMSNAPKYIAEARKGSRFGHDSLVDGMLKDGLWDVYGDCAMGVCAELCADNHALTREDQDAYAIQSNERGIAARDSGAFAWEIVPIEVPVGRGKPAVLVDKDESLDKFDAAKLKKLRPAFKENAGTVTAGNASSISDGAAALVLVSGKKAQELGLQVLARIKGFADAAQAPELFTTTPALAIPKALTNAGLESSRVDFYEINEAFSAVALANQKLLGIPSEKINVHGGAVSLGHPLGCSGARILVTLLGVLREKGGKIGVAGVCNGGGGASALVIELA; this is encoded by the exons ATGGGTTCGGACCCCAGAG ATGTATGTGTTGTTGGGATTGCACGCACCCCTATGGGTagtttccttggtggtttgtcttccttgcctgctACGAAACTTGGCTCTATAGCAATTGAAG CTGCTCTGAGAAGGGCAAATGTCGATCCATCCCTTGTGCAGGAGGTCTTCTTTGGCAATGTCTTGAGTGCTAACTTGGGGCAAGCTCCTGCAAGACAAGCTGCTTTAGGTGCAGGGATACCAAATACGGTTGTTTGCACCACAGTCAACAAAGTTTGTGCATCTGGCATGAAAG CGACCATGTTTGCTGCGCAATCAATTCAACTGGGAATCAATGACATTGTTGTGGCAGGTGGGATGGAAAGCATGTCAAATGCTCCGAAATACATCGCTGAAGCCAG AAAAGGATCTCGTTTTGGACATGACAGCCTCGTTGATGGCATGCTTAAGGATGGCCTTTGGGATGTATACGGTGATTGTGCCATGGGAGTGTGCGCTGAGCTTTGTGCTGACAATCATGCCCTGACGAGAGAAGACCAG GATGCATATGCTATTCAAAGTAATGAGCGTGGAATTGCTGCTCGTGACAGTGGTGCTTTTGCATGGGAGATTGTTCCG ATTGAAGTTCCTGTTGGTAGAGGGAAACCTGCAGTACTTGTTGACAAAGATGAGAGTCTAGACAAG TTTGACGCAGCCAAGCTGAAGAAGTTACGACCAGCATTCAAGGAAAATGCTGGTACTGTTACTGCTGGAAATGCTTCTAGTATAAG TGATGGCGCTGCAGCATTAGTATTGGTGAGTGGGAAGAAGGCTCAAGAACTTGGATTGCAAGTCCTTGCAAGGATCAAGGGATTTGCTGACGCAGCCCAA GCTCCTGAACTATTTACCACTACCCCAGCACTTGCCATACCGAAGGCTCTCACGAATGCTGGCCTAGAGTCCTCTCGTGTTGATTTTTATGAAATTAATGAAGCATTTTCG GCTGTTGCACTTGCAAATCAAAAGCTTCTCGGGATTCCTTCA GAAAAGATAAATGTACATGGAGGAGCTGTATCTTTAGGACACCCACTTGGGTGCAGTGGTGCTCGCATTTTGGTCACCCTTCTTGGT GTTCTTAGGGAGAAGGGTGGCAAGATCGGAGTTGCTGGTGTCTGCAACGGCGGTGGCGGTGCATCTGCACTTGTTATAGAGCTCGCGTAA